In Humulus lupulus chromosome 7, drHumLupu1.1, whole genome shotgun sequence, the following are encoded in one genomic region:
- the LOC133792093 gene encoding uncharacterized protein LOC133792093 translates to MNGQLQGSFKGGKGLCQGDPISPLLFVLVIEYLTRALHGAAKDKKFRFHPLCKSLNITNLCFADDLLLVCKAHASSIQIIQQSFETFSAASGLYINNSKSRIFFGGISGTEKAYLLSLSKMTEGSFPLVYLGMPLIPTKWKSIDCDLIILKIRQRLHGWASRNLSYAGRVQLIQSVLMGIRNYWMSIFLLPQKVIKEIDCLCRNFLWGGKGTRSKFHLASWDLVCRPKSYGGLGIKEGSLWNKINFARFIWAISSKQDILWVKWVNCIYLKGVQIWDYELHKDSSWYWKKLIKMSKSSSNSILNEAVIQGKFQLSKLYLLSIPGIPINSMKAVWYNLSVPKHRFILWQVINQKLLTRDLLQHCHIPIISLNCLVCEVELESHSHLFFDCILSKRVLQAVAVWLGGLIWFEKFKDWSSWLNDSRNGGLARVVSATLAATVYYLWLNRNKCCFDSSCYLDFLIKESVKARVFSLSFRAKKQTLREKLMIHFFSSL, encoded by the coding sequence ATGAATGGTCAACTCCAAGGTAGCTTTAAAGGTGGTAAAGGGCTTTGTCAAGGTGATCCCATCTCTCCCTTACTCTTTGTTCTAGTCATAGAATATCTTACGCGTGCACTTCATGGGGCTGCTAAGGACAAGAAATTCAGGTTCCATCCTTTATGTAAATCGTTGAATATTACTAATCTTTGCTTTGCGGATGATTTACTTCTTGTTTGCAAAGCTCATGCTAGTTCTATTCAGATTATTCAACAGTCTTTTGAAACCTTCTCAGCTGCTTCTGGTCTGTACATCAATAATTCCAAGTCCCGAATATTTTTTGGTGGTATCTCAGGTACTGAGAAGGCGTATCTGTTGAGTCTTTCTAAAATGACAGAAGGGAGTTTTCCTTTAGTTTATCTTGGCATGCCTTTGATACCTACAAAATGGAAATCTATAGACTGTGATctcattattttgaaaataaggCAAAGATTACATGGTTGGGCTAGTCGAAACTTGTCTTATGCTGGTCGTGTGCAACTTATTCAGTCGGTCTTAATGGGGATAAGGAATTATTGGATGAGCATCTTTCTTCTTCCTCAAAAGGTCATCAAGGAAATTGACTGTCTGTGTAGGAACTTTTTATGGGGTGGTAAAGGCACTAGAAGTAAGTTTCATCTTGCCTCTTGGGATCTAGTTTGCAGACCTAAATCTTATGGTGGTTTAGGCATTAAAGAGGGATCTCTCTGGAATAAAATCAATTTTGCTAGATTCATTTGGGCTATCTCTTCTAAGCAGGACATCCTTTGGGTTAAATGGGTTAACTGTATCTATTTAAAAGGGGTCCAGATTTGGGATTATGAGTTGCATAAAGATTCTAGCTGGTACTGGAAAAAGTTGATTAAGATGAGTAAATCTTCGTCTAACTCGATCTTGAATGAAGCTGTCATACAGGGGAAATTCCAGCTGAGCAAACTGTACTTACTGTCTATTCCTGGTATTCCTATTAATAGTATGAAGGCTGTTTGGTACAATCTTTCAGTGCCCAAACATAGGTTCATTCTTTGGCAGGTTATTAACCAGAAGCTTCTCACTAGGGACTTATTGCAGCACTGTCACATACCAATTATCTCTCTGAATTGTCTGGTCTGTGAGGTTGAGCTGGAAAGCCATTCTCATCTATTTTTTGACTGTATACTGTCCAAAAGAGTGCTTCAAGCTGTTGCTGTCTGGCTGGGTGGTTTAATTTGGTTTGAAAAGTTCAAAGACTGGAGTAGCTGGCTGAATGATTCCAGGAATGGTGGCTTGGCTCGGGTAGTCTCAGCCACTTTGGCTGCAACTGTGTACTATCTTTGGCTTAATAGAAATAAATGTTGTTTTGATAGTAGCTGCTATTTAGACTTTCTTATTAAAGAATCAGTTAAAGCTAGAGTTTTTAGCCTAAGTTTTAGAGCTAAAAAACAGACTTTGAGAGAGAAATTGATGATCCACTTTTTCTCTAGTTTGTAA